A single window of Neisseria sp. KEM232 DNA harbors:
- the murI gene encoding glutamate racemase produces the protein MDTVRQRPIGVFDSGVGGLTNVRALMERLPMENIVYFGDTARVPYGVKSRATIENFTAQIVGFMLEHDVKALVIACNTIAAVAGHKVRQMAGNMPVLDVISAGAQAALQVTRNNHIGVLATNTTVNSNAYAREIHRHRPEARVQSQACPLFVPLVEEGWLDHEVTRLTAREYLKPLLAEDADTLVLGCTHYPLLKPLLHREAPHLQLVDSAVTTAEAVARALQEKDLLNDGSGGAADYRFYVSDIPLRFQTIGERFLGRSLQQIEMVTLG, from the coding sequence ATGGATACAGTCAGACAGCGCCCCATCGGAGTGTTCGATTCGGGAGTGGGCGGCCTTACCAACGTGCGTGCCCTGATGGAGCGCCTGCCGATGGAAAACATCGTCTATTTCGGCGACACCGCCCGCGTACCCTACGGCGTCAAATCCCGCGCCACCATCGAAAACTTCACCGCGCAAATCGTCGGCTTCATGCTCGAACACGACGTCAAAGCCCTCGTTATCGCCTGCAACACCATCGCCGCTGTGGCCGGCCACAAAGTGCGGCAGATGGCGGGCAATATGCCCGTACTCGACGTGATTAGCGCCGGCGCACAGGCTGCCCTGCAGGTCACCCGCAACAACCACATCGGCGTACTGGCCACCAACACCACCGTCAACAGCAACGCCTACGCCCGCGAAATCCACCGCCACCGCCCCGAAGCACGCGTCCAGTCGCAGGCCTGCCCGCTGTTTGTGCCGCTGGTAGAAGAAGGCTGGCTCGACCACGAAGTCACCCGCCTCACCGCCCGCGAATACCTCAAACCGCTCCTAGCCGAAGACGCGGACACGCTGGTGCTCGGCTGCACGCACTACCCGCTGCTCAAACCCCTGCTGCACCGCGAAGCGCCGCACCTGCAACTGGTCGACTCCGCCGTCACCACCGCCGAAGCCGTTGCCCGCGCCCTGCAGGAAAAAGACCTGCTTAACGACGGCAGCGGCGGCGCGGCTGACTACCGTTTCTACGTCAGCGACATCCCGCTGCGCTTCCAAACCATAGGCGAACGTTTTTTGGGACGCAGCCTGCAGCAGATAGAAATGGTGACGCTGGGCTGA
- a CDS encoding ComEA family DNA-binding protein, which translates to MADYRKENGDFKSVEDLKKVKGIGEGIFGKLKDEATVGSAPNAKAAKPAAPAAKK; encoded by the coding sequence ATTGCCGACTACCGTAAGGAAAACGGTGATTTCAAATCGGTTGAGGATTTGAAAAAGGTCAAAGGCATCGGCGAGGGTATCTTCGGCAAGCTCAAGGATGAGGCTACCGTCGGTTCCGCACCCAATGCCAAAGCAGCCAAACCCGCCGCACCTGCCGCCAAAAAGTAG
- a CDS encoding EamA family transporter, whose protein sequence is MHAFRTRDLLVTALAPLIWGSTYLVTTEFLPAGIPFTAAFVRVLPAGLLLIALSRRAPARGEWAKTVLLGVLNIGLFQAMLFVAAYRLPGGLAATLSATQTLMVLFLTWLIGKTMPPKAAWAWAAAGVAGIALMVLSPQAAFDGLGIAAALTGAASMSLGVYLSKHWRIKLPALAFTGWQLLFGGLFILPFTLALETAPATLTAKNIGGFVYLSLFGAVFAYALFFRGITKLPPAVASSLGLLSPVCAFILGWLFLSQGIDMKSLFGFLLSLLSIFGIQRSLRAG, encoded by the coding sequence ATGCATGCCTTCCGTACCCGCGATCTGTTAGTTACCGCACTTGCCCCGTTGATTTGGGGCAGCACTTATCTGGTGACCACCGAATTTCTACCTGCCGGCATTCCGTTTACCGCCGCGTTTGTCCGCGTACTGCCGGCCGGATTGCTGCTGATTGCCTTGTCGCGCCGTGCACCGGCACGGGGCGAATGGGCAAAAACCGTGCTGCTGGGTGTACTCAATATCGGCCTGTTTCAGGCCATGTTGTTTGTGGCCGCCTACCGTCTGCCCGGCGGACTGGCAGCCACGCTCAGCGCGACACAGACGCTGATGGTGCTGTTCCTGACTTGGCTCATCGGCAAAACCATGCCGCCCAAAGCTGCTTGGGCTTGGGCGGCAGCAGGCGTGGCGGGCATCGCGCTGATGGTGCTTTCTCCACAGGCCGCCTTTGACGGCTTGGGTATCGCGGCAGCACTGACCGGAGCGGCATCGATGTCCTTGGGCGTGTACCTGTCAAAACACTGGCGCATCAAACTGCCCGCGCTGGCATTTACCGGCTGGCAGCTTTTGTTCGGCGGTCTGTTTATCCTGCCGTTTACACTCGCGCTGGAAACAGCGCCCGCCACGCTGACGGCAAAAAATATCGGTGGCTTCGTCTATCTGAGTCTTTTTGGTGCAGTATTTGCCTACGCGCTGTTTTTCCGTGGCATTACCAAATTACCGCCCGCAGTGGCTTCATCGCTGGGACTGCTCAGCCCGGTATGTGCCTTCATACTGGGCTGGCTGTTTCTCAGCCAAGGCATAGATATGAAATCCCTCTTCGGTTTTCTACTGTCCCTACTCTCGATTTTCGGCATCCAAAGATCCCTGCGCGCAGGCTGA
- a CDS encoding NAD(P)H-dependent oxidoreductase — protein sequence MFVEKSAVLNAFLFRHACKKYDTTKKISAEDFDFILEAARLSPSSFGLEPWRFLVIQNPALREALRDTAWGAAEKIADCSHFVVLLSRKEAAMRSDYRREMWGGVHGMPSETVVQREGFFKNFAEHDFALYENPRAFDDWAAKQCYIALANMMSAAALIGIDSTPIEGFDMRRTNNLLAENGLINPDEFQAAVMAAFGYRAAEPREKTRRAAEDVVRWIE from the coding sequence ATGTTTGTCGAAAAATCCGCCGTTTTAAATGCCTTTCTCTTCCGTCATGCCTGCAAAAAATACGACACTACCAAGAAAATCAGTGCGGAGGATTTTGACTTTATCCTCGAAGCCGCCCGCCTGTCGCCCAGCTCGTTCGGCTTGGAACCTTGGCGGTTTTTGGTCATCCAAAACCCCGCCCTGCGCGAAGCCCTACGCGACACCGCATGGGGCGCAGCGGAAAAAATCGCCGATTGCAGCCATTTTGTCGTTTTACTCTCGCGCAAAGAAGCCGCCATGCGCTCAGATTACCGCCGCGAAATGTGGGGCGGCGTGCACGGAATGCCGTCTGAAACCGTTGTCCAACGCGAAGGCTTTTTTAAAAATTTTGCCGAACACGATTTCGCGCTGTACGAAAACCCGCGCGCTTTCGACGACTGGGCGGCGAAGCAGTGCTACATCGCATTGGCCAACATGATGAGCGCCGCCGCGCTGATCGGCATCGATTCCACGCCGATCGAAGGTTTCGATATGCGCCGCACCAACAACCTGCTGGCGGAAAACGGGTTGATAAATCCCGACGAGTTTCAAGCCGCTGTGATGGCCGCTTTCGGCTACCGTGCCGCCGAACCGCGCGAAAAAACCCGCCGCGCGGCCGAAGATGTGGTGCGGTGGATAGAATAA
- a CDS encoding MarR family winged helix-turn-helix transcriptional regulator, with protein sequence MAACLTGFQEQNVAKTKDAVDEIAAQWRRELPDLEAENMILIGRLKRCAALAESELDKVFAAHGLGGGLFDVLAALRRSGAPYTLTPTELYSSLMVTSGTMSTRLKKLEAEGWIERLPNPQDARSMLVRLTDSGKTLVEKAVYPHVANEKRLLDKLDGETRLILERGLAALLRAWEGGTDEAV encoded by the coding sequence ATGGCGGCCTGTTTGACAGGTTTTCAGGAGCAGAATGTGGCTAAGACCAAAGATGCGGTGGATGAAATCGCCGCCCAATGGCGCAGAGAGTTGCCCGATTTGGAAGCGGAAAACATGATACTGATAGGCCGTCTGAAACGCTGCGCCGCGCTGGCCGAGAGCGAATTGGACAAAGTGTTTGCCGCGCACGGCTTGGGCGGCGGGCTGTTTGACGTACTTGCCGCCCTGCGCCGCAGCGGTGCGCCCTACACGCTCACGCCTACGGAGCTTTATTCCTCGCTGATGGTTACGTCGGGCACGATGAGCACGCGGCTGAAAAAGCTTGAAGCCGAAGGCTGGATCGAGCGTCTGCCCAACCCGCAGGACGCGCGCAGTATGCTGGTGCGCCTCACCGACAGCGGCAAAACCCTGGTTGAGAAGGCTGTGTATCCGCACGTTGCCAACGAAAAACGCCTGCTCGACAAGCTCGACGGCGAAACGCGCCTGATATTGGAGCGCGGTTTGGCCGCGCTGCTGCGGGCTTGGGAGGGCGGGACGGATGAGGCCGTCTAA
- a CDS encoding symmetrical bis(5'-nucleosyl)-tetraphosphatase: MAHYAIGDIQGCFDELAALLAKIDFNHGRDTLWLTGDIVNRGPKSLEALKFCMKHESSVQIVLGNHDLHLLAVLYGQSRSKRSDTLDAIIRHKHAAKMRDWLRSRPLLLQTDTHLMTHAGLLPQWTIPQAAAYAAEVERHLGGAHPAAFFAAMYGNRPAVWHDSLEGSDRLRFITNAFTRMRALNADGSLDFDFKSTLADLPPNLCAWFDAPHRPRPEKTVVFGHWSALGLIDDPEKNVLALDTGALWGGCLTAANLADHSITQEAAHGRLSL, encoded by the coding sequence ATGGCACACTACGCAATCGGCGACATCCAGGGCTGTTTCGACGAACTGGCCGCCCTCCTCGCCAAAATAGATTTCAACCACGGCCGCGACACCCTCTGGCTCACCGGCGACATCGTCAACCGCGGCCCCAAATCCCTCGAAGCCCTCAAATTCTGCATGAAGCACGAAAGCAGCGTGCAAATCGTGCTCGGCAACCACGACCTCCACCTGCTCGCCGTCCTCTACGGCCAAAGCCGCAGCAAACGCAGCGACACCCTCGATGCCATTATCCGCCACAAACACGCCGCCAAAATGCGCGACTGGCTGCGCAGCCGCCCCCTGCTGCTGCAAACCGACACCCACCTCATGACCCACGCCGGCCTGCTGCCGCAATGGACGATACCCCAAGCCGCCGCCTACGCCGCCGAAGTGGAACGCCACCTCGGCGGCGCACACCCCGCCGCCTTCTTCGCCGCCATGTACGGCAACCGTCCCGCCGTCTGGCACGACAGCCTCGAAGGCAGCGACCGCCTGCGCTTCATCACCAACGCCTTCACCCGCATGCGCGCCCTCAACGCCGACGGCAGCCTCGACTTCGACTTCAAAAGCACCCTCGCCGACCTCCCCCCCAACCTCTGCGCCTGGTTCGACGCCCCCCACCGTCCCCGCCCCGAAAAAACCGTCGTCTTCGGCCACTGGTCGGCACTCGGCCTCATCGACGACCCCGAAAAAAACGTCCTCGCCCTCGACACCGGCGCCCTCTGGGGCGGCTGCCTCACCGCCGCCAACCTCGCCGACCACAGCATCACGCAGGAAGCCGCACACGGCCGCCTGAGCCTGTAA